The sequence below is a genomic window from Lolium perenne isolate Kyuss_39 chromosome 7, Kyuss_2.0, whole genome shotgun sequence.
GCTGCAAGACATGCTCGACCATTCTGAAGTTTGCATTGCTTACAACGGACGACACAACAATTAATGCCTCCATTACAACAGTAGTCCTGATCGCCGAACTTTACTGCAATCTATCACGGCCCTGGTATATGTTGGTAAGGAGTGTAGTATACCACACAAATAGTTTCCGCTATTTTTTGCCGCAGGAAAATAGCATTTCCCGGGCAAAAAAAGTTTGCAGGCCATTTTTACTTGTGTCGTCCAACAAAATTTATCGCGTGTGAAGGTTCTTTTTGCTGCAAGTTAATCTTCTCCTTTATTTTCTAGAAAAGCTGATCAACGGTTATCATGCAAGGATCGACCATGATTTTCATATCAAGTACTCTAAAGCTAGTTGGTGGCCATCATCGAGCATTGCGGTGTGAGGGTATACTTGCAAAACCATAATATACATTGATTCATCGTCAATAGCAGCTAATTCACAAACATCAACATCACTGACACCAACCTTAGCATCAACACCAGTGGCACCAACATCATCAACCATATCAAATAGTTCCAACTAACGATTAACCAAGTACTACTTCTCTAGTTCTCTCAAATCTACAACAGCTGGTTGGAGTGACAACAACAATTTGATTTGGTTGAAATTCACCCGAACATGCCCCTGAGAGCAATTATCCACTTAACTTTTCGACATCATGGTATTAAAAGCAACTTGAGACCGTATGAGCGCGTAGCATAGAACTCGTGGTCCGTAAAACAAATACCCCGACATTTACACCCCACACATACAACAAGTTTTAATACCCGAAGGTTATCGTGGAATCGACATATGTGTACGTGTACTGCATACTCCCTTTTCCCAAAATAAAAATATGTTGCATCAGTAGGGCTAGACATAAAGCTCGAAGCTCGACAAGTTAAATGAGTGCTCGTTTCCTCGACTCATTTTAGCTCGGCTCGTTTTCTTGACTAGCCAAGTTGAGCAGCAAATTTTGCTCGTTAACGAGCTAAACAATCAAGCAGACCATGTTCGTGACCCACTCGTTAAGAGCGATAACAAGCTAGTGTTGGGCACATTATTGCGTCCTTAGGCTCTGGGCCGTCAAAGGTGAGATAAACAGACAACAACCAAGCCCATCAAGAAATACTTACGGACCGACCTAGGTCTAATGAAGTAGCCGCCTCTACTCTTCCTCGCTTAGTTGCATGCGCATGTCTATCTTACCGTGTTGATCTAAAAACTGATGATGTAGATATGTATGCTTAGCTACATCTGCATGTCTATTCCTTAACTATCCTTAACGAGTTGCTTATGAACATATAACGAGTCGAGCCAAACAATAATTTCAGCTCGTTATTCTTAACGAGCTTAACGATTCGAGACTTAATGATCACGAGCTTAACGAGCCTAGCCATGACGATTCGAGGAGCTCATTGGTCCACCCGCATCAGTCCAACTTTATAAATTTATATATATATAAAGTATCAAGAATTTTATTGAGGTTTCAAACCCGATACATCAGGGTTAATTAGCGATGCCCCGCCCATTGATAGGCATCTGGTTTACTCTTCTTTTGTATTTTCTTCTTTTATTTTACTCCTTCCTCGCCACATCAGCAAGTTGTTTTAGTTTAAAAACATTTTATATTTTGACGGAAGTACTAGTTCTTTTGAATAACCTATTTCGGCATTATTTTGTGCATTTTAAACTGATTTACTAGTATACCATGTCCAAGTTACATGGTCGAGTACATATACATTATGGAACGGCTAGGACAAATTTAACACGATGACACATTACACTGAAAAAACAGGACAAAGTGCTCTTCGGACACGGGAAGATGTTGGGTTGAATGACTTGAATCTGGGAGTGGTCTTTTGTGGTCCTGAGATCGTCTTCTGCTACGTAGACATACAGGTCGAACCTGGCATATACGGTTCTCTGGATCTATGCTTGCTTTTACTACTGCCGTTAACCACAAAACCCACCGACACCTAGACGCTGCTGCTGGAACAAAGCATCAAATCTAGCTTCAACAAACATTGTTACATTCCAAAAATATAATGAGACCGTTgctataaaataaataaataacgaGACCCCGTTGAAACACACAAAATTTCAGGTCTCTGACCCTGGTCCAAACTATACCACGTCAACTTTCAATTCTAAACAATACATCAATGGAGTAAGAAAAGGCGACGAAGAAACTTCACTGCACGAGCACACGCACTGACCGACACAAAGACGCACACAAGCCACCGACACACCACCACCTCCCGTACAGATCTACCGCGAAGGAGGAAAAAGCCCCTGCGCTAGCCGGCTAGGCCAAGGCGGCGGCCACGGCCACGGCGACGGGCAGGGCTGCAAGCCACCGTAGAGTTGGGGCAGCGGGCGACGCGCTCTTCTTGGAGTTCTTCTTCTGGTCGGCGGGCGACGtgtcgtcgtcggcggcggccggcccggGCGCGTCCGCCACATGCCGGTGACGAGTcttcttgggagccttgggcgcgTCCGCGACAGGGGCGggagccggcgccggcgccggcgactcCGCTGGCTCGAAGAGCTCCACCGGCTCGAGCACCGTGTCCAGGGCGTAGATGGCGATGGGGTCCTTGTCGTACACCGTGGACTTGAGCCGCGCGGCGTGGTCGGAGGCGTCCGTCTTGATGGTCACCTGCTCCCCCTCGTTCTGCACCGTGAAGTTGAAGTTGTTGGCCGACCCGTCGGTGGCGAGCGTGTTCATGACGCCGTTGTTGGACTTGAGGCTCCGCTGCGAGTAGTACACGGGCACGGCGTGGAAAAGGAGCAGCGACGCCTTGGCGTCGGCGGTCAGGTTCTTGTACCTGGGCATGAACGACCTGACGGCGTCGTCGCTGGGGCAGAACGCCgtcacgccgccgtcgccggccgACTGGAACGTGGTGCGCGCGTCTGGGGATGCCGCCACCAGGGCCGCGAACGCCTTGCAGCCGCCCTTCACCATCGCCGCAGTGATGTTCGGCGGGGCTGGCGGCGCAGcgggcgccttcgccgcctccttTGTCCCGGCGGCCGAGACGGCGAGGGGGAGGAAGACGAGGAGGACGGCGGCAAGGTGGAGGCGGCGCATTGTGGCCACTGCGTTTGCGTGGGAGTGAGGGGAGTGGGCGCAGTGCAGTGATGAGGTGAGGGATAGTGTGGGTGAGGTGAGCTGGCTTTGTAAGGGCCTGCCATTggggtttagagcatctccactcgtctccccgatgaggcctccgagcgacgtttttctcattcggacggcgaaattcggtctAATCGTactcccggttcctcgttttcgtccgaatttggcccttcatccacccggcgagcccacgccatcgccggccccccggggacctatcgggaactccggacgagtgaaaagcaggGAAGGGTCCGATCTGTCGGCGactcgacacacgaaccccaccgccacctcgctcaaaatctcccccacccctcgtatctctctcgccgccggcaccaccccgccggcttgttgcccagatttcgccgtccctccttccccacctgcctatattccgccgtctttcgacgacggcctatctggctgcgcctccgccggcctgttttccgactttggcctactcctcgtcgctcacggctcgggttgcctcgaccacgcccgtcaggtgttcgtccatttgcctcctcgaccatggactcggacgaagaggaggagcagatgttcgtcgagcttatgcaagaagagatggcagccgccgcccaagacgaggagcacatgatgatcctcggttgcttgtcaagcatgtacgcccgactggcaactggtcgacgtggtgggtcggcaccaggtcgccggaagtgcaagccgagacacgaatggagggctactgcatgttgtacgccgactacttcgccgacaatccattgcacggtgagagtgttttccggcgtcgtttcaggatgagcagaaagctatttctgcaaattgtgtatgccatccgagactttgacccctacatcagatgcaaggcggattgcactggtttggttggattttcgtcactgcagaagtgcacagtggctatgaggatgctggcgtatggagctcccggtgatagtacagaacttgttaaattttatgttaaatttgtttgaaatatgtcaaatggtcgaggttgggggtttcctgccggggggacggctggaacttcggtgctccccaggccaaatcttcctccaatccgaacGAAAATTTCGTTGGATTTAgatgtggggagcgccaacgagtggagatgctcttacgcgCAATGTCAGGGGTTGCCATCTCAGGTAAAACAACTTCGTGATTTGGTGGTTGCTTGTTTTACTCCCTGAAAATTCAGTGCTGTAGtattttgtttgtttccttcaatttCTTACAAAATTTGATGTCGCCTCGTTTAACTGAATGCATGGCTAATGAATTTACAGAGATCAAAATTAGGATGAACCGATAGTGAACTCTCGAGTATCATAGTATGCAGAGACACCCAGGAACGATTCCAACGTGAAGCTCCGGCGGTGACGACCTGTAAGGGCATCTCCATacatgcgacccaaacggacgcgccggGTCGTCCGTTTTGGATCGTTTAGGTGGCCGCGTGGACACTGCACAGTGGATCGCGTCCGCGTGTTCGTTTGGGTcacacgctgcgcccaacgcgtggACGCAGCAAATGTaataaaataaatgaaaatgaaaaaggaaaacaacaacaaaaaattgaaactagcggttcattaaacttagccctattttgggcaatttttacacaaaagaaaacCCTATATGGACTTTAAACTAAAAAAAGCAAACCCTAGCTAGGGTTTGCGAGCACGGTGGCCGTCGGCAGTACTActcccagtagtactcgtcgtcgtcACCGTCGATGAGGATGATgccccccggcggcgacgcgctgttccggctggacacgccggagggcgccgggaactccggccagggcgaccattgtgccctttcccaggcggagtgcgggtCTGCGCAGCCGTGCCCTTCGCGCAGACTCCTTCCGGAGCTGCTCCTCGCTGCGGCCTGCAGCTCCGCCTCCTGCCGGAGCGTGGCCCGACGATCCTCCTCCGCCCGGAGCGcggcccggcgctcctcctcctcccggagcgccgcctggcgcgtggcctcctcctcctggtgagccatctcgaggaaggcccacgcctccgcatgggcgtcctcctgggccttcctggccatctcctccagctcgaAGGCGCACAGCATCTCCgtgaggtgcggccatttggccagctcctcgAGGTCGCGCTGCTCGCGGGACGCCGCAAGCGCCACATGCAGCTCGGGGTCGTCCTCCTCCTGGGGCTCGAGCTGCGTCCGGGGCTGGGGCTGGGGCTGGGCCTAtggcgccgccgcgtcctcgtcGATGTAGAGGCCACCGGGGCGGCGGCCAGCCCGCCTTGCAGGCGTGCgcggctgcgcgcgaggccgcgccgtcgcggacgtgaagcacgtgcgccggtgcgcgtcgtgctccacctcgaaccagtTGGGACTTGTGTCGCCGTATGCAGGGTGCTCCTGGAGGTCCGCCGGTACCTGcgcgcggcgcctccggatctccgcgctgcgggcgcggccggagcccgggatgggcggcaccggaacccgacctgggctcaggtgccagccgtgggggaggtgcacgtccacccacggcattgggacgccggcgtcccagaacatctgcgccaccgctacggtgatGTAGATCCGGTCGCAGCTGGGAAGAGCCGGCGGCCCCATGTCGAACGCTGCCGGCGCGATTCGCCGGCTGCTACCGGCCCCGTGGTCGTTCACGGACGGGAGGAACtcccgcttcggggccatggcggcgcggaagctctAGGTCGCTCGTGCGTGTGGCCGAAGTGGaaagtggggactggatagggacagcCCCCCTCCCCCAGTCCAtatttaataggactggggcaccgacaACTGGGCCAGCCATACGGAccaggcggacacgcgaggacgccaCGTGCCATCCgtggccacgcaaacccggcccagatttgaGCCGGGTTTGCATCGTTTCGGACACCGCGGCCATCCGCATTTGCGGTGCGTCGCCGCGTtgagccgcgtttttgtccgattGGACCCATCCGAACGCGTGGCCGCGCGATGGGTCGccggcgttggagatgccctgaaaACGGCGGAGCACCAGCTTACTCCACACGCAAGTGCTGATTCGGTGCCTCgacaacatattgcatgcaagtgATGCAGATGTGTTAGCTTTGCAGCACGTCTGATAATCTAAACCTTGAGCGCCGTAAGAAGCTATGCCTTCATTCATTGGGTAGGAATAATTGAATAAACGAGCCCAAAAAGCTGGTGTTGAGGCAAGCAGACCCGATGCAAACAAACCAACATGTATATGCGTGTAAAATTTGAAATTGAAATATGACCATTTCCGGGTTGTACAAAAACCGCAAAAGATTTTTGCTGCGTACGAGTTTTACAATCTGCAACTTAAACACTACAGTGTATGATTTGATGATTTTTGCACAGTTCGCAAATTTCCATAACTTGTTAGAAAGAAAAATGCAGGAGTAAGTTTCCACCCCACAACTACATATGCTTCATGCGCGACTTTTTGTCGTAAACTTTCAGCGCATAGAAATACGATTTTCACAGGGATTCCGGGCTCTTTTAAAACGGTGTTTACTGAATCCAGAAACTGCAAAGATTCGTCAAATTACAAAGGAACAAAAATCAGTAGGAAAACGGAGAATGACTAGCCATAGCCCCAATTAGATTAACTACTCCTCAAGAACCACCGAACATGAGTACAAATTCACAATAAATTTCCTGTCTACGACGTAAGAATTACATTGGCCATCAAAACACCATGGCATCCTAAAGTGAAAGCACTGCCGAGGCGGCAGCAGCGGCCACGACGGCAGCCGCGACGCCGATGCTCATGCCCGCGCTGCCGCTCTCGTCAGCTGCGGCAGGGCCAGGCGAAGCCGCTGGCGATTCTGATGTGGTGGCCGGCTCAGGCGGGCTGTCGGCTGTGCTGGCTTCGTCCGACGACGATGACGGCACCTCGGCAGATGGCTCAGACGGTTCTTCCTCGGCGGCGCCACCACTGCCCGGAGACTCGGCGGACTCCGACGGAGAAGCGGAAGGGCTCGACGCGGAATCCTCTGTGGAGCTGGCCGGGGCCTCCGCCGGCGTGGCGCCTTCTTCGCTGGGCGACTCGGCACTTGACCCCTTGGCGGCAGGCGCGTGGGCCGGTGTCTCTGTCTTGGCGGCCGGAGCCTTGGCCGGTGCAGCCTTCGGAGTCGCTGAGGGAGAACTTGTGGGAGCTTTCTCAAGCTTTCCATGGGCCGAAGCGGGTGCTTTCGACGGTGCTGCCGATGAACCGGAGGCCTTCGACGACTTCGGGGAGGCCGCCGGAGCAGGAGCCTCCGCCGCGAGCGCCACGACGGCGGACACGGCGAGGAGGGCTGTGAAGAGGCCGAGGGTGTGAGCCATTGTGCGTCGTCGGCCTTCCAGTAGCTTGGTGGTTTCCTTTCCGAAGAATCATGGCGCCGCGGGATTAAATAGACTGAGGAAGAGGGTGCCGGCGAGACAAGCACGGTAAAGACGGTGGCTTTTCTTCTGGCTATGGTCGTTTCGCGTCCCAAGCGGCGGCATGCCGGCGTAGGCGTGGGTAATTTTGGTCGTTCGTTTTCTGCCACTACTTCCACGGTTCCACCATTCAGCATCGTGCGTGTTTAGAGTTTGGACTTCGGAAGCGTTGGATTCAGTTTGACTCATCACCTCCTAGATCGAAGGCTACCAGTAGGTTTTAATTGTGTCCTTGTGATTTTTTTGGAAGGTCATATACAAATGTTGGGTAGCAATATTTACTTAAgactagcataatacccgtgcTTTGCTACGGGTAGACCGGCTGTTAAACCATCCAGCGCTACATTGCTCCTCGCTGCCGTTCATCAGCCTCTCTCAGTGCATACTTCCCTTGTCCTACTCAGAGGTGAGATCCTCCTAGCGCGACACAAACGTTGCATCGCTTCACGAGACTACCAGACGGTGGCATCTCGGCATACTCTGTGGCGATGTGCTCGTTGCTCTGTTTGGTCTCCTCATGTAGACGCCTTGCGCGGGCGTGCTTGCGGGCCATGTAGACATGGATCCCCTGGATCTTGGCATCCATGGCGTTCGGCAGTCGTCTTCGCGGACGGTCACAAAGATGGCAGGATGACATGGATGTATACACGGCAGCGCGAGGAGCCATGATGGGATAGTGGTGGCGCTCAGCTTCAAGTTTATGTCGCAAGAGGGACACTACAGAGCGCTGCACCGGAAATAGCCGGCATTGGCGCGGCGACCAAGGTACCATCAACCACGGTCATCGTGTCCTGTTCTCACGCACGGTCGA
It includes:
- the LOC127323733 gene encoding fasciclin-like arabinogalactan protein 1 — its product is MRRLHLAAVLLVFLPLAVSAAGTKEAAKAPAAPPAPPNITAAMVKGGCKAFAALVAASPDARTTFQSAGDGGVTAFCPSDDAVRSFMPRYKNLTADAKASLLLFHAVPVYYSQRSLKSNNGVMNTLATDGSANNFNFTVQNEGEQVTIKTDASDHAARLKSTVYDKDPIAIYALDTVLEPVELFEPAESPAPAPAPAPVADAPKAPKKTRHRHVADAPGPAAADDDTSPADQKKNSKKSASPAAPTLRWLAALPVAVAVAAALA
- the LOC127323773 gene encoding uncharacterized protein, with amino-acid sequence MAHTLGLFTALLAVSAVVALAAEAPAPAASPKSSKASGSSAAPSKAPASAHGKLEKAPTSSPSATPKAAPAKAPAAKTETPAHAPAAKGSSAESPSEEGATPAEAPASSTEDSASSPSASPSESAESPGSGGAAEEEPSEPSAEVPSSSSDEASTADSPPEPATTSESPAASPGPAAADESGSAGMSIGVAAAVVAAAAASAVLSL